One Ignavibacteria bacterium genomic window, AGATGGCGGACATCTCATCCGGACGCTCGTCTGAGAATGCAGAAAGGATCTGCTGGGCGTGATGCGTGCGGTCAAACGAAGCCGGGAATGGCTCCACACCCATGGCACGGAGTTCATGGAGTTCTTCGATCCGACGGAGTTCTTGATCGTTGCGATGGACAGTAGACATGACTGACGTTTCCTTGCGTATAAGCTAATGCGAACGGCAAAGATAGCCTCTGCACCACCGAGAGTAGAAGGCGATGCGGAGTTCCAGCAACTTTTTCCTATTCTGCTACGATGCCAAAGAAAGAACGAACCATACGATCCGACGATGAGCTCAGGGCGCTGGCGATAGAAGTGGCCCTCGACACGTTCTTTACCGACGGGTATTCACAGACCAGGTCGAGTCTTATCGCAAAGGGGCTTGGGATCTCAAAAAAGACGCTCTATCGACTCTTTCCTTCGAAGGAAGATCTTCTACGGGCAGTGACGTATCACGTTATGCAGACCATCGAAGAGATCACGGACAGGATCTATGCCGATCATGATCGTTCCATTGCTGAGCGCATAGCATCACTTGTTGCACAGATCTCACCACATTATGCCCGGATCAGATCAGCAAGGATCCTCAAAGACCTGCAGCGGAGCGCTCCAACGGTGTGGGCTGAACTTGATACATGGAGACAGTTTCGATACACACGCTTCCGAACGATCATTGAAGACGGCCTTTCGCAGGGTTCTATACGACAGGATCTGGCGATCGACGACATCCTCGCCGTCTACTCCGTCCTTGTAAACAAGTGCATGGACCACGCCACACTTCGTGATACGGACGTTACCCCGCTGGAACTCTACCAAGGCTCGATGGATGTCTTCTTCCGCGGGATCTTTGTCTCGAGCATTCATCCCACGGCCGAACTCGGCACGCCCGTTGTGATCGATCAACGTGAGGGATTGCTCCATCATGCTGAGCAGCTCTTCTTTCAACACGGGTTTTCGAAGACAACCACCGATGCGATCGCAAAGGCAAGTGGCATTTCGAAGCGCACGCTCTACGAGCGGTTCCCCAAGAAGTCGGATCTTGCCATGACGATCCTCTTGAGAGCCGCCCAAGATGTTCGGAGGCTCATTGCAGCGCTCCGATACTCTGATCGCGAATCGTACACCCGCGAATTGAACACGTTGATCATGGGGTGCACCTCAGCCCTTGGACGTGTGTCCACACAATTCCTCAATGACCTAGCGGCCAACGCACCAACCGGGTTCAAACGGATCGTTCGGTGGCGCCGACGATTTCTCTCTCGAGAGCTACGCAGAGCACTTGAAGAAGGCCAAAAACTCGGTGTCGTCAGACATGACCTTCATGTTCCGAGCACAGTGCTGATCCTCTCGATCATGATCGAGAACCTGTTGTTGCCAGATGCGCGGGCGAATGCCTTGAACGTTATTCCGCCAACGATCAGCGTTGTCTGTTCGGTGATACTCTTCGGGATCTCGCCTCGAACAACACGATCCCGGCAGCGACTGACGCATTGAGAGACGCTACGTGACCCATCATTGGGATCTCTACGAGCACATCGCACACTGCCTGAACGCTCGGATGCAGACCCTCGCCCTCATTGCCGATCACGATGATCAGCGGTCCGCTATAGATATCGTCGGTATACACAGACGTTGCCGGTACAGCCGTTCCAATGATACGCCACCCCTCTGCCTTGCACTGTTTGAGCATCTCTGATACACGAGGCACCTTTGCCACAGGCAGGTGTTCAAGTGCTCCTGCCGATGCCTTTACGGCAACAGGCGTTACGGGTGCACTGTACTTGATCGGAAGGATCATACCATATGCGCCGGCACCTTCAGCGCTTCTGGCGATGGCACCAAGATTGTGCGGATCCGTGATCCCGTCAAGCACAATGATGATCGGGTCTGGGCTTGAGTCCAAAGCCCCCTTTAATAGCGTTTCGAGTGTGACCGGGGCTTTCACAGGTCGGATCGCGATCACGCCCTGAGCATCATTGGGAGCAAGGCCGAGTTGTTTCTCAAGTGCCTGAAACTTCCTGCGGTCCATGATGGCGCATTGGATGTTGGCCTTAGATGCTTGTGACCTGATCTGAGCGATCGGGCCGGCGTCTTCGTTGCCAAAGGCCAGAAAGATCTTCTCAATGGCTGTATCAGCCTCAATAGCTTCGATGAGCACGACGTCCTACGATGTAGCGTTCTGCATCGATCTCAGATTGATTCACTGCTTTCCTTCAAAAATCTGGGCGAATGCCTCGCCAAAGGCCGCTACATCAGCGAAGGACGAATACAACGGAGCGGGGGCCAAGCGAATCACGCTTGGGGTGCGCCAGTCTACGATCACACCGGCGGCGATGAGTGCATCAAAGACCTCACGACCGGAACGGTCGAAATGAATACTGAGCTGAGCGCCACGATTCTGTGGCGTAGAAGGCGTGATAATGCGGATCCAGTCCCGAGCCCCGATCACGTCGTTGATCACACGCTCTGCAAAGGCTGTCAAACGATCCCGCTTGGCTGAGATCCTGTCGAATCCTGCTTCAACAAACGTCTCGAGTGAGGCGCGAAGAGCCGCCATCTGAAGAACCTGGGCATTGGAGAGCTGCCATCCATCGGCGCCAAAGGTTGGCACGAATTGATGCTCCATCGTGAACCTGGTGGCTTCGTCGTTACCCCACCAGCCTGCAAGACGCGGTAGGTCTGGCTGGTTGGCAAATCGTTCGTGGACAAAGAGTCCGCCAACTGCGCCCGGACCTGCATTGAGATATTTGTACGAGCACCAGACTGCAAAGTCCGCATCCCAGTCATGCAAGGAGAGCTCAACATTGCCTACCGCATGGGCAAGATCGAACCCAACCATGGCCCCGACCGAATGTGCCGCTGCGGCGATTTCCTTCATTTCGAAACGTTGACCGGTAAAGAAGTGGACACCGCTGAAAAGGACAAGAGCCGTTGAAGACCCGTGTTCGTTGATGGCTCCGATGATCTGCTCAGTTGTGAGGGTATCCATGCCGGGTGCCGGCTGGACCTCAACCATGGCCTCCTCCGGTGTGAAACCATGCAGTCGGACCTGACTCTCTACGGCGTAGCGGTCCGATGGGAACTCATGTCCGGCCATGATGATTCGGTTCCGCGTCTCCGTTGGACGATAGAACGACGTCATCATCAGATGGAGGTTCGCCGTGAGAGTGTTCGCTGCAACTACCTCGTGGACCTTAGCACCAACAAGCTGTGCAAGGGGCTCAGCAAACCACCGATGATACGAGAACCACGGTCTGCGGGACTTGAAATGTCCCTCCACCCCGAGATCTTGCCAATCGTCTAGCTCCTCGTTCACATACTGCCGGGCTTTTGCAGGCTGCAGCCCAAGAGAGTTGCCGCAGAAGTATCGTACGTTGCTCCCCTGGTGTTGAGGGAAGAGAAATCGCGACCGAAAATGCGCCAGGTCATCCATCGAATCGAGTCGTTCTGCTTCTTTTTTCCATGAATCAATGGTTTCTATGGTAACGTTCATGCTCATCTCGTGTCGTTGCTGCCAGTGAAGTTGGTGAGCGTCTCTTCCGCTCAGAATGCTAATTTGCGTTTTCTTTTTCCAATTGGAGGACTACATGCATCGAACACACGTCTGGATCATCGCCATTCTGACGGTTGGTTCCCTCGTGTTGTCGAGCTGTAATGCCTTCAACTACATCGACCGTAAGCGTACAATGTCGATGGCCTGCAACACGCCTCAGCCGCTCTGGGTGAAGAACACCGCAGACGTGTTCGACCAAAACGGCTACACAGTCATTGAAAAGAACGAGGAAGAGGGCGTGATTGTGGCCCAAGACTCCATAGACCAGGTTGAATACCGGTACACCATGCTTGTACGCACTTGGCGTGTCCAACACATCAATGATTCGGTCTTTGTGGATGTGTATTCAGTCTCCACCCGCATGGACGGCAGCGATGTAACTATGACCTGGGACAAACGCTGGTCCGGCGAACAAGTAAAGTCATGGATGCGCCCCATCCTGACCAGCATTGAGACCGTTTGCGGACTGGGAAGTCCGGTGTTGCCGAGCGGGCGTTAACCTGCTAATGTGCTAATGTGCTAGTGTGCTAATGTGCTAGAGGGAGAGGTCGATGGTGTCTGGGACGTCGATCTCCATCATAAGCATGGCAGAAGCCACTGTTTTGCCTTGGGCGTCGAGCTTGAGGGAAACTGTGCCGCCCCCTCCCAAGATGTTGTTGAGCACGAAATTGACAGCCCAGAGGTTGGGCATTTCGTAGCGCTCAACGGAGCCTAGGCAGACCCCTTTGAAGTACTCCTTGACGCGCTCTGTGGTCAAAACGTCGCGGATTATAGGATACCATTCCTCTTTGTAGGCAATAACACCGCAGTTTGCAGCGTCACCTTTGTCGCCGCTGCGGGCGTGCGCGATCTGGGCTAGAGTGATCTTCATCCCGCAAAATACGGTAACTTTGTTGTCCACAAGGACAATCGGCACCGCCACTGCCAGGAGACAGTATGAATCGCGTCATGTTCAAGTCAAAGATCCACAGAGCCCGTATCACACAGGCCGACCTTTATTATGAAGGCAGCCTGACGATCGACGAAGAGCTCATGGAAGCGGCAGACCTTATCGCCTACGAAAAAGTGTCGGTGGTGAATATCAACAACGGCGAACGGTTTGAGACCTATGTCATCCCGGGCACGCGCGGAAGTCGCGACATCTGTCTTAACGGCGCCGCCGCTCGTAAGGGGCATGTGGACGATGAGATCATCATCATCAGCTATACTACCATGCCGGACGATGAAGCTCGAACCTATCAGCCTACCGTTGTGCTTGTAGACAAGAACAACGACCCGGTGTCTACCTCGTCCAGCGTTGAAGCCTACACCCACCTGCCACGGCACAATTAAGGCATGACCGGACATCGTGAACTCGCGGTTGCCATTCTCGCAGCCGGACAAGGCAAACGCATGGGCAACCCGGATCTGGCGAAGGTCTTGGCCCCATTGTTCGGCAAGCCCCTTCTTGGATATGTCCTCGAACAAGCGTCAGAACTGCACCCAACCCATGTTGTGGTCATCATTGGCCATCAACGTGATGCCGTTCGCAGTTTTGTTGCCTCAGCTGCGCCTCACGCCACGTGTGTTGTTCAGGACCAACAACTGGGCACCGGCCACGCCGTGCAACAAACAGCACCAGTCCTCGAGAATACAGACACTGATGTGATCATCCTCAGCGGTGATGTGCCCCTTCTCACAAGTTCAACTCTACAAGAACTGGTTACCCGTCATCGGAGCATGCGAGCTGTAGCAACGGTGCTTACTGCCATTGTTCCGGATCCGACGGGATACGGACGTATCATTCGAGACAATAACGGCAGCTTACAAGCTATCGTTGAGCATAAGGATGCAACGCCGGAGCAACTAGCCGTCAACGAGATAAACTCAGGCGTCTATGTGGTGCATTCTACCGAGCTCTTCCGTGCGTTGACCAACGTAACGAACTCCAACGCCCAAGGTGAGTTCTACCTCACAGATATCATCAGCATCCTTCAGCGCGAGAAACTTGTTGTTGAAGCCTGGTGTGCCCCTTCCTGGGAAGAGATTCACGGCATCAATACAGTAGCCGATCTTGAGCGAGCCGCCCAGCTCCTTGGGGAGAGGAGTATTGCATGATCAGCGCAGTAGATCATATCGGAATTGCCGTCAAAGACCTCGAAGCAAGTATGGGGCTCTACAGAACCATATTTGGGGTGACGGAGTTTCATCGCGAGCAGGTTGTGGATCAGGGTGTAGATATCGCATCGTTTTCTCTGAATGGTGTCCGCATCGAACTCACCGCGCCACTCAATGATGAATCACCTATCGCTGGCTTCATTGCAAAACGCGGCGAAGGGATCCATCATATTGCCTTCCGCACAGACGCTATCAATGATGACCTGCAGCGGCTTGCAGCCAATGATGTACGGTTGATCAACACTGCGCCACAACTCGGCGCACACGATATGCTCATAGCCTTTCTACACCCGAAGTCCACAGGCGGTGTGCTCATGGAACTATGTTCGGAGAAATAAAAATGTCGAGACTTACCCTCGTCCGTCACGGCGAGTCACAATGGAACCTTGAAAACCGCTTTACGGGATGGGTTGATGTTGATCTCTCACCAAAGGGTGAGCTTGAAGCCAAGGCCGCAGGTGCAATTCTCAAGAATATTCCCGTTGATGTGCTCTTTACGTCGGTTCTAACGCGCGCCATACGCACTGCAGACATTGCAATGGCTGAGGCCGGAATTAGCGGCGTACCGGTTCATCGCGACCAAGCACTCAATGAGCGTCATTATGGTGATTTGCAGGGATTGAACAAGGCAGAAACGGCAGACAAGTATGGCGCCGACAAAGTACACGAATGGCGCAGGTCGTATGACATCCCCCCACCGAATGGCGAATCACTCAAGGATACACAAGCACGTGTAGCCCCCTACTACGAACAAGAGATCGTTCCTCTCCTCAAGGCCGGCAAGAATGTCTTGGTTGTTGCTCATGGCAACTCACTTCGCGCATTGGTCATGTTCGTAGAACATCTTACACCCGAACAGATCCTCAAGACGGAGATCGCAACAGGCGTTCCCATCACCTATGAACTCGACAAGGACCTCAACGTTGTCAGCAAGAACATTCTCGATCCAAAGTCTGCTTAGGTTCATTGTAGCTGCGATCACGACGATCTCAGCTGCTACGTCCGTTACTGCGCAGCAACAGTCTCCGGTGATGCGTGCAATGAAGGCCGAGCTCGACCGGACAATGTCGCAACTCAAGGGAAAGACCACTCCTCCCTATTTCCTCTCCTATTCCGTTACCGAGGTCACGTCCACGGTGATCACGGCAAACATGGGAGCTCTTGATCTGGACGTAACATCCAAGAACCGCATCCTCGACGTGGATCTTCGTGTTGGGTCGTACCAACTCGACAACACACGTAGCATCCGCGGAGTTGCCTTTGAGATGGGAAGGGGCACGCGTGGTGTAGAGATGCCCATGGGTGATGATGAGCGAGCATTACGAAGCGTGATCTGGTCTGCTACAGACAAGGCATACCGTTCCGCTGCCGAACGCTACGGCAAGGTGCTGACGAATCTTCAGGTGAAGGTTCGCGAAGAGGACACATCTGCCGATCTCTCCCATGAGCGCGCTTATGTGTCTCTCAAACAGCCGGTGCCATTTGAATACGACACGGCAATGTGGCGCGACCGTGTTCGCTCACTCAGCGCCATGTGTGCCGGACAAGAACACATCCTCTCTGGTCGAGTTTCTTTTCAAACAGACCTGCTCGTTAAATACGTTGTGAACTCCGAAGGCACGATGATCCAGTCATCGGAGCCGATCGTAAAGATGTTTGTGATCGTGAAGGCAAAGGCCGACGATGGCATGAGCCTTCCAATGTATGAGAGCTACTCTGCCTATGCCGTGGACAGACTTCCGTCAAAGAAACAGATGGAAAAGGAAGTTCAACGTCTCATCGACATTGCTCGGGCGCTACGGACAGCCCCCTTACTCGAGACCTATACCGGACCAGCCATTCTTTCAGGGCGTGCCTCGGGTGTGTTCTTCCACGAGATCTTCGGACACCGTGTGGAAGGTCATCGCCAGAAGGATGTGAATTCGAGTCAGACGTTTAAGCCCTTCCTCAACAAGCAGATCCTTCCGTCGTTCATCAACGTTGTGTTCGATCCAACCATAAAGTCACTACGGGGCAACGACATCGTTGGTGCCTTCGAGTACGATGATGACGGCATGCCGGGCAAACGTGTTGTTGCTGTTGATAGTGGGATCTTCCGCAGCTTCTTGATGTCGCGTGCTCCGATCGAGAACTTTCCTAGTTCGAACGGTCACGGCAGACGTCAAGCCGGATTCAAGACCGTGTCGAGGCAATCAAATCTTATCGTAGAAGCTACCACAACAGTCCCGTATGATACACTTCGAGCAATGTTGCGTCGCGAGTGCACAAAACAGAACAAGGAATTCGGACTCCTCTTCGAAGACATTCAAGGGGGCTTCACGTTCACCGGACGTACAGTTCCGAATGCCTTCAACGTCCAGCCACTTGTTGTGTACAAGGTCTTTGCTGATGGCAGGCCCGATGAATTGGTGCGTGGTGTTGACCTGATCGGAACGCCCCTTACTACCTTCAATAACATCGTTGCTGCAGCTGATGACCTTGGCATATTCAACGGGGTTTGCGGTGCAGAGTCGGGCGGAGTACCCGTAAGTGCAAGCTCGCCGAGCTTACTTGTGTCAACGATCGAAGTTCAGAAGAAGCAGAAGTCTCAGGCGAAGCCGCCACTGCTAAGCGATCCGTCACTGACGTCGAAGGAGGGTCGCCCATGAAAACGCACCTACTGATAGCACTCTTCCTAACGGGCACAGTGTTCGCCACTTCGCAACGACTGGATGAATCAACGATCTTCTCTGCGATGGACACTGAGCTTCAACGCTCGATCCGCGAGTTGAAGCTCGGCGATCTCGCTCGTCCGTATAACATCGAATATCTCTTACAGATCCGTCGCTCTGCAAGTGTCCACGCCGTGCTTGGCACTGTTGAGGACATCGACTCTGGGCTCACGGCTTCCCTGACTGTGCGTGTGCGCGTTGGCGGTGCGAAGTTCGATAACACGAACTTCTTCGATGTCTCACTCGGTTTTTTTGGTTCGAGTGATGACGAAGAGGGATTTAAAAACCGCAGGATCCCGTTCGAACTCACCGTTGATGGTCTGCGACGCGAGCTATGGCTTGCTACCGACGCTTGCTTTAAACAGGCCGTAGAGGTCTATGCGAAGAAGGAAGCAACGCTCAAGAATAGGACCCGTACGGATACAACGTGGGACTTTAGTCTCATGCCAGGCGAGACCATCCTCGAGACGAACATTCATCGAGTAGCGGCGGACGTACCCTCGATGATCTGGCTCACCGAGCGACTAAGCTCGATCTTCCGTTCCTACCCATCCATCCAGAACTCACGTGTTGGTATGGAGATCGTGCCGAAGGAGACGTATTACCTCAACACCGAAGGTCGCAAACTTCATAAGTACGAATGTTTCACCGGCGTTGAGATCGTTGCTACAACACAAGCATCGGATGGCATGCCTCTTGCTCAGACCTATGCAACGTATGGCATCCTTCCAACGGATCTTCCATCTGCCGACTCTCTTGAACGTGTTGTTCGCTTGGCAGCTGCGCGTCTCGATAAACAGACCACGGCTCCTACTATAGAAGCTTATTCCGGTCCTGTTGTCTTTGAAGGACAAGCTGCCGCCGGTGTGCTTGGCCAGTTCTTTGCTCCGAATCTCGTTGCACAACGTCAGCCCCTTTCTGAAGGGGGCTTCTCTACGAATGATCGCAACCTTGCCTTCCAGAACAAGATCGGTGCACGTGTACTTCCTGAATTCATGAGCGTCCAGGCTGTTCCATCGCGCGAGCGCGATAATGGCCGCATTGTTGCCGGACATTACGCTGTTGACGATGAGGGTATGCGCGCACTGGACGTCTCCCTTGTTGAAAAGGGCTATCTGCGTGCATTACTCTCATCGCGTGTGCCAACCAAGCGCGTTAAGGCCAGCAACGGTCATCAGCGTGGCGGCGGGGCGATGCTCAGCGTACTCGATGTAACGTGTGCCGATGCAAAACGCAAGCTATCGTCGGCCGATCTCAAGAAGCGACTGCTCAAACTCGTTAAGGACCGTGAGTTGCCGTACGGCATCATTGTTCGCTCTACAATGGATCAGAACCTCCTCTTCACCGGCGTCTATCGTCAGCTAGGTTCAGATCTGCCGATCTCTCAAGGTGAGGGCAAGATCGGTCTGCTTGAAGCCTACCGTGTCTATCCGGACGGACGAGAGGAGCTCATCAGAGGTGTAGAAGGTGCAGGCATTTCTCCAGCATCCTTCAAGGACATCCTTGCCGTTTCGAAGACGACCACCGTGCACAACTTCCTCGCACCAAGCGTTGTTCCGTCCTTCATCACCGGCGGCTCCGCCTACGTGATCGCAACGATCATCACGCCTGACCTTCTTTTTGAAGATCTTGAGGTACGTCCACTTGATGGCGATATGCCAAAGCCACCAGTGATGATCAACCCGATCGCGGGTGAATGACCAGCATCATTGGATCGTAAGACGAACCCCTGCGTAGAACATCCGAGAATCAAGCGGACCCCATGTAAGTGAGGCATCGAATGTTTCACCGTAGGGCATGTCTGCACCGAGGATCGGATCGTCCTGAATGAAGTTCGTTGCGTTCTCGATTCCAACGTAGACATCGAATGTTCCGAAGCGTTTTGTGATCTGCGCGTTCACACGCCACCATGACGGGAAGGTTGAAGCCAACGTGGCTCCCGGAGGGTTCCCTGCAGTGGTTGGGAGACGCCCCGTGCTATTCCATGCTACGGTCAGGTCGGCTTGCCATTCACTTTCTATCGTTGCATACGAGAGCGTGGTCAGAACACGAGACCTGCTCACCATCGGACGTTGTTGCTGTATTCCTCCGTAGGGGGCTTGCACATCAACCCATCTGTATGCCACAAGTACGTC contains:
- the rlmB gene encoding 23S rRNA (guanosine(2251)-2'-O)-methyltransferase RlmB, giving the protein MLIEAIEADTAIEKIFLAFGNEDAGPIAQIRSQASKANIQCAIMDRRKFQALEKQLGLAPNDAQGVIAIRPVKAPVTLETLLKGALDSSPDPIIIVLDGITDPHNLGAIARSAEGAGAYGMILPIKYSAPVTPVAVKASAGALEHLPVAKVPRVSEMLKQCKAEGWRIIGTAVPATSVYTDDIYSGPLIIVIGNEGEGLHPSVQAVCDVLVEIPMMGHVASLNASVAAGIVLFEARSRRVSPNRQR
- a CDS encoding 2,3-diphosphoglycerate-dependent phosphoglycerate mutase, yielding MSRLTLVRHGESQWNLENRFTGWVDVDLSPKGELEAKAAGAILKNIPVDVLFTSVLTRAIRTADIAMAEAGISGVPVHRDQALNERHYGDLQGLNKAETADKYGADKVHEWRRSYDIPPPNGESLKDTQARVAPYYEQEIVPLLKAGKNVLVVAHGNSLRALVMFVEHLTPEQILKTEIATGVPITYELDKDLNVVSKNILDPKSA
- a CDS encoding aspartate 1-decarboxylase is translated as MNRVMFKSKIHRARITQADLYYEGSLTIDEELMEAADLIAYEKVSVVNINNGERFETYVIPGTRGSRDICLNGAAARKGHVDDEIIIISYTTMPDDEARTYQPTVVLVDKNNDPVSTSSSVEAYTHLPRHN
- the mce gene encoding methylmalonyl-CoA epimerase — translated: MSAVDHIGIAVKDLEASMGLYRTIFGVTEFHREQVVDQGVDIASFSLNGVRIELTAPLNDESPIAGFIAKRGEGIHHIAFRTDAINDDLQRLAANDVRLINTAPQLGAHDMLIAFLHPKSTGGVLMELCSEK
- a CDS encoding TetR/AcrR family transcriptional regulator, with the protein product MPKKERTIRSDDELRALAIEVALDTFFTDGYSQTRSSLIAKGLGISKKTLYRLFPSKEDLLRAVTYHVMQTIEEITDRIYADHDRSIAERIASLVAQISPHYARIRSARILKDLQRSAPTVWAELDTWRQFRYTRFRTIIEDGLSQGSIRQDLAIDDILAVYSVLVNKCMDHATLRDTDVTPLELYQGSMDVFFRGIFVSSIHPTAELGTPVVIDQREGLLHHAEQLFFQHGFSKTTTDAIAKASGISKRTLYERFPKKSDLAMTILLRAAQDVRRLIAALRYSDRESYTRELNTLIMGCTSALGRVSTQFLNDLAANAPTGFKRIVRWRRRFLSRELRRALEEGQKLGVVRHDLHVPSTVLILSIMIENLLLPDARANALNVIPPTISVVCSVILFGISPRTTRSRQRLTH
- the kynU gene encoding kynureninase — protein: MSMNVTIETIDSWKKEAERLDSMDDLAHFRSRFLFPQHQGSNVRYFCGNSLGLQPAKARQYVNEELDDWQDLGVEGHFKSRRPWFSYHRWFAEPLAQLVGAKVHEVVAANTLTANLHLMMTSFYRPTETRNRIIMAGHEFPSDRYAVESQVRLHGFTPEEAMVEVQPAPGMDTLTTEQIIGAINEHGSSTALVLFSGVHFFTGQRFEMKEIAAAAHSVGAMVGFDLAHAVGNVELSLHDWDADFAVWCSYKYLNAGPGAVGGLFVHERFANQPDLPRLAGWWGNDEATRFTMEHQFVPTFGADGWQLSNAQVLQMAALRASLETFVEAGFDRISAKRDRLTAFAERVINDVIGARDWIRIITPSTPQNRGAQLSIHFDRSGREVFDALIAAGVIVDWRTPSVIRLAPAPLYSSFADVAAFGEAFAQIFEGKQ
- a CDS encoding NTP transferase domain-containing protein — translated: MTGHRELAVAILAAGQGKRMGNPDLAKVLAPLFGKPLLGYVLEQASELHPTHVVVIIGHQRDAVRSFVASAAPHATCVVQDQQLGTGHAVQQTAPVLENTDTDVIILSGDVPLLTSSTLQELVTRHRSMRAVATVLTAIVPDPTGYGRIIRDNNGSLQAIVEHKDATPEQLAVNEINSGVYVVHSTELFRALTNVTNSNAQGEFYLTDIISILQREKLVVEAWCAPSWEEIHGINTVADLERAAQLLGERSIA